From a single Aggregatilinea lenta genomic region:
- a CDS encoding TfoX/Sxy family protein has translation MNQQRYIPEQKQVIDEILGGVTGVSERKTFGHPAYYIRGKMFATMMETGVALKLPEDTVAELVAQGHQPLSHGGPPVRGWVVLTVPDAAQLRDCTPLIEQSVGYVSSQVAAG, from the coding sequence ATGAACCAGCAGCGCTACATCCCCGAACAGAAGCAGGTCATCGACGAGATTTTAGGCGGTGTGACCGGCGTGTCGGAACGCAAGACCTTCGGGCATCCTGCTTACTACATTCGCGGCAAGATGTTCGCCACGATGATGGAAACCGGCGTGGCGCTGAAGCTGCCGGAAGACACGGTGGCGGAGCTGGTTGCGCAAGGCCACCAGCCGCTGTCGCACGGCGGACCGCCGGTGCGGGGCTGGGTAGTGCTCACGGTGCCTGACGCGGCGCAGCTGCGGGACTGCACGCCGCTGATCGAGCAGTCGGTGGGCTACGTCTCGTCGCAGGTCGCGGCGGGGTAG
- a CDS encoding class I SAM-dependent DNA methyltransferase, which yields MPDTTPFLVPPYTRLAEVYDRAGYTDYALSMLPRCLNHLFTVANWAGRHVLDLGCGTGRTTLWLAEQNYRAVGVDANEAMIAQARANMVVPADSLSFAAPDLFHMDMRALDLPMGHMDLVVALGSVINALHSLRDVEATLSRVRGVLEPGKPFVFDLRTVEGLASLERTGQSDGFDNRADLTINVHDRFSYETLSNVRSYTIWQRESGGWQRTDEIHAERGYPLAAIVALLERAGFEDVNVLDLAFEPFNVQADPYGRALFVALRGTDT from the coding sequence ATGCCCGACACGACACCATTTCTGGTCCCACCCTATACGCGGCTGGCTGAGGTCTACGACCGGGCGGGCTATACCGATTACGCGCTGAGCATGCTGCCGCGCTGCTTGAATCACCTGTTTACGGTGGCAAACTGGGCCGGGCGTCACGTGCTTGACCTGGGCTGCGGCACGGGCCGCACGACGCTGTGGCTGGCGGAGCAGAACTACCGCGCGGTTGGGGTGGATGCGAACGAGGCGATGATCGCGCAGGCAAGGGCCAACATGGTCGTCCCTGCCGACAGCCTCAGCTTCGCCGCGCCGGACCTGTTTCACATGGATATGCGCGCGCTCGACCTGCCGATGGGGCACATGGATCTGGTGGTGGCGCTGGGCAGTGTCATCAACGCGCTGCACAGCCTGCGTGACGTCGAGGCGACGTTGAGCCGGGTGCGCGGCGTGCTGGAGCCGGGCAAGCCGTTCGTGTTCGATCTGCGCACCGTCGAAGGGCTGGCGAGCCTGGAGCGCACCGGCCAGTCGGACGGCTTCGACAACCGGGCCGACCTCACCATCAACGTACACGACCGCTTCAGCTACGAGACGCTGAGCAACGTGCGCAGCTACACCATCTGGCAGCGCGAAAGCGGCGGCTGGCAGCGTACCGACGAGATCCACGCCGAGCGCGGCTATCCCCTGGCCGCCATCGTCGCGCTGTTGGAACGCGCCGGATTTGAGGACGTCAACGTGCTCGATCTGGCCTTCGAGCCGTTCAACGTCCAGGCCGATCCGTACGGACGTGCGCTTTTCGTCGCACTGCGCGGCACGGACACTTAG
- a CDS encoding DM13 domain-containing protein, with protein MNTRPAWGLLTLGAAITLALLLSPLWLDRLAPYLEEEAQQGIFPAAFYDLPEETQDLYNTMYADNKQKAIDYVASRLTEVESLDEPNLPAVDADPANVELLLSGPLVTVDAIHSATGTASIYRLSDGRTLLRLDGLDAIGGPDLHVLLSAYPAPKTRADLDQTAQYEIDLGALKATQGNQNYVIEDPTFNVDNYTEGSVVLYSTRYDDVFSYAPLTSPDSTG; from the coding sequence ATGAATACGAGACCTGCATGGGGGTTGCTGACGCTGGGGGCGGCGATCACTTTGGCGCTGCTGCTGTCGCCGTTGTGGCTGGACCGCCTCGCGCCCTATCTGGAAGAAGAAGCACAGCAGGGCATTTTCCCGGCGGCGTTCTATGACCTGCCGGAAGAAACCCAGGACCTCTATAACACCATGTATGCTGACAACAAGCAGAAGGCGATCGACTACGTCGCGTCGCGGCTGACGGAGGTCGAGAGCCTCGACGAACCGAATCTACCCGCCGTCGACGCCGACCCCGCCAACGTCGAGCTGCTGCTGAGCGGCCCGCTGGTCACGGTGGACGCGATCCACAGCGCGACGGGCACGGCCAGCATCTACCGCCTGTCCGACGGGCGGACCCTCCTGCGACTCGACGGGCTGGACGCCATCGGCGGGCCGGATCTGCACGTGCTGCTGAGCGCCTATCCCGCGCCGAAGACGCGCGCGGATCTCGACCAGACGGCGCAGTACGAGATCGACCTGGGCGCGCTCAAGGCGACGCAGGGCAACCAGAACTACGTGATCGAAGACCCGACCTTCAACGTGGACAACTATACCGAGGGCAGTGTGGTGCTCTATTCGACGCGCTACGACGACGTGTTCAGCTACGCGCCGCTGACCTCGCCCGATTCCACCGGGTAA
- a CDS encoding alpha,alpha-trehalose-phosphate synthase (UDP-forming), which produces MTGQDTLDGQKPLIVIASNRGPFSFKQDKNGEFTSQRGSGGLVTALGALAERHEVLWVAAALSKGDEAWQAQHGEQPVDVEGVRLRLVRHTPRRYDQYYNVIANPLLWFIQHELWDIPRKPSITGDTWKAWRNGYQPVNQRFAEVIAESVQDTDRPIIILPQDYHLYLVPQTVRDILGDRVQIQPFIHIPWPGPDAWRILPGEMRTAILTSLLASDRVGFQTERDAFNFVQCCRLYVDDAHSHGSRNSIDYRGHRVEAHTYPISIDIEKLEELAAENETRLLKAQMMAFVGDNKLILRVDRIEPSKNILRGLEAFRELLVNHPEHRGRVQMLALLVPSRMEVDEYQDYLQQIMADAGMINAEFSGESWEPVRILVGENYRRAIGAMQLYDVLLVNPIADGMNLVAKEGALVNQRDGVLLLSEHAGVFYELGDHALTVSPFDTYGTAEAMHRALTMSATERQERAEALRNAVKGAGIRSWFYAQLEDTMRSLSSQARKSSTS; this is translated from the coding sequence ATGACCGGACAGGACACCTTAGACGGCCAAAAGCCGCTCATTGTCATCGCATCCAATCGCGGCCCATTTTCGTTTAAGCAAGACAAGAACGGCGAGTTCACCAGCCAGCGCGGCAGCGGCGGACTGGTCACGGCGTTGGGCGCGCTGGCGGAGCGCCACGAGGTGTTATGGGTCGCCGCCGCGCTCAGCAAAGGCGACGAAGCCTGGCAGGCCCAGCACGGTGAGCAGCCCGTCGACGTGGAAGGCGTGCGCCTGCGCCTGGTGCGCCATACGCCGCGCCGCTACGACCAGTACTACAACGTGATCGCCAACCCGCTGCTGTGGTTCATCCAGCACGAGCTGTGGGATATCCCGCGCAAGCCGAGCATCACCGGCGACACGTGGAAAGCGTGGCGCAACGGCTACCAACCGGTCAACCAGCGCTTCGCGGAAGTGATCGCCGAGAGCGTGCAAGACACCGACCGCCCGATCATCATCTTGCCGCAGGACTATCACCTGTACCTCGTCCCGCAGACGGTGCGCGACATCCTGGGCGACCGCGTGCAGATCCAGCCGTTCATCCACATCCCCTGGCCCGGCCCCGACGCGTGGCGCATTTTGCCCGGCGAGATGCGCACCGCAATCCTGACCAGCCTGCTGGCCTCCGACCGGGTCGGCTTCCAGACCGAGCGCGACGCGTTCAACTTCGTGCAGTGCTGCCGTCTCTATGTGGACGACGCGCACTCGCACGGCAGCCGTAACTCGATCGACTACCGGGGCCACCGCGTGGAAGCGCACACCTACCCGATCTCGATCGACATCGAAAAGCTGGAGGAGCTGGCCGCCGAAAACGAGACCCGCTTGCTGAAGGCGCAGATGATGGCCTTCGTCGGCGACAACAAGCTGATCCTGCGCGTGGACCGCATCGAGCCGAGCAAGAACATCCTGCGCGGCCTGGAGGCGTTCCGCGAGCTGCTGGTCAACCACCCGGAGCACCGGGGCCGCGTGCAGATGCTGGCGCTGCTCGTGCCGTCGCGCATGGAAGTGGACGAATACCAGGACTATTTGCAGCAGATCATGGCCGACGCGGGCATGATCAACGCGGAATTCAGCGGGGAATCGTGGGAGCCGGTGCGCATCCTGGTAGGCGAAAACTACCGTCGCGCGATCGGGGCGATGCAGCTCTACGACGTGCTGCTGGTCAACCCCATCGCGGACGGCATGAATCTGGTCGCCAAAGAGGGGGCGCTCGTCAACCAGCGCGACGGTGTGCTGCTGCTGTCCGAGCACGCGGGCGTGTTTTATGAGCTGGGCGACCACGCGCTGACGGTGTCGCCGTTCGACACCTACGGCACAGCCGAGGCCATGCACCGCGCGCTGACGATGTCCGCCACAGAGCGGCAGGAACGCGCCGAGGCGCTGCGGAACGCCGTCAAAGGCGCGGGCATCCGCAGCTGGTTCTACGCTCAGCTAGAGGATACCATGCGCTCACTCAGCAGCCAGGCCAGAAAGTCCTCGACGTCGTGA
- the otsB gene encoding trehalose-phosphatase produces MHWKNAAETTLRTLVSQPRLGLVTDVDGTISPIVDQPDAAQVTSRAKTLLTALAGRLTLVAAVSGRAAADVQARVGLPGLVYVGNHGLERWADGRVEAVSEVAAYQDALRAALVALRALTMPGLFVEDKGVTLSVHYRQTAQPEQAAVRLRPTVAAIANEAGLRLVEGRMVFELRPPLEVDKGSAFRSLVAQYALDGAVYLGDDTTDADALRAARSLRNSGACYALGLGVVADDTPAVVAASADLLLDGIHDVEDFLAWLLSERMVSSS; encoded by the coding sequence ATGCACTGGAAAAATGCTGCGGAAACGACGCTGCGCACGCTGGTGAGCCAGCCGCGCCTGGGTCTCGTAACGGACGTGGATGGTACGATCAGCCCCATCGTGGATCAGCCGGATGCGGCGCAAGTGACGTCGCGCGCCAAAACGCTGCTGACGGCGCTGGCCGGACGCCTGACGCTGGTCGCGGCGGTTTCAGGGCGGGCCGCTGCCGACGTGCAGGCGCGGGTTGGGCTGCCGGGTCTGGTCTACGTGGGCAATCATGGCCTGGAACGGTGGGCGGACGGGCGTGTCGAGGCGGTGTCCGAGGTCGCCGCCTACCAGGATGCCCTGCGCGCTGCGCTGGTGGCGCTGCGTGCGCTGACGATGCCGGGCCTGTTCGTCGAAGACAAAGGCGTCACGCTGTCCGTCCATTACCGCCAGACGGCGCAGCCGGAACAGGCGGCGGTGCGGCTGCGCCCGACCGTCGCGGCCATCGCAAACGAGGCCGGGCTGCGTCTGGTGGAAGGCCGCATGGTCTTCGAGCTGCGGCCTCCGCTGGAAGTCGACAAGGGCAGCGCCTTCCGCAGCCTGGTGGCGCAGTACGCCCTGGACGGCGCGGTATACCTGGGCGACGACACGACCGACGCCGACGCCCTGCGCGCCGCCCGGTCGCTGCGGAACAGCGGGGCGTGTTACGCGCTTGGGCTGGGCGTCGTCGCGGACGATACCCCGGCGGTGGTCGCCGCCAGTGCCGATTTGCTGCTCGACGGCATTCACGACGTCGAGGACTTTCTGGCCTGGCTGCTGAGTGAGCGCATGGTATCCTCTAGCTGA
- a CDS encoding 1-phosphofructokinase family hexose kinase: protein MSDTQPAPQPDYPRKVITVTLNPSLDRTIVTHFLALGYQNRVIETTRLDPAGRAITISRALHSMGIPTHAIVLVGHGPTGRAYQALLAEEQFPISILRRNGRTRSNIIIKDTGHEHETMIMEEAEGATEEDLKQVEETLAEIIRPNDAIVFAGSLPGGLKADSYAGLTDIAQEAGALVYINAGGGEPLQESLKARPRLIYLTQIQMEGLFNFPIRTDTDVIACAHQLQDMGAARVLVAMPQIDSAVLVAEEGTWLIDLSDTAEGTRTGQTEALLAGYLAGRIRQRSLEEALQLGAATAAYATSQIGHEFGSIKDVETYAEDVNVTSVDNLEQLLDEFNQRPDIGAVQPQPPSE, encoded by the coding sequence ATGAGCGACACACAACCCGCACCCCAGCCGGACTATCCGCGCAAAGTGATCACCGTGACGCTGAATCCGTCACTTGACCGGACCATCGTCACGCACTTTCTCGCGCTAGGATACCAGAACCGGGTGATCGAAACAACGCGGCTCGACCCCGCAGGCCGCGCCATTACCATCTCGCGTGCGCTGCATTCGATGGGCATTCCCACCCATGCGATCGTGCTGGTCGGTCACGGGCCGACCGGGCGCGCCTACCAGGCGCTGCTGGCCGAAGAGCAGTTCCCGATCTCGATCCTGCGCCGTAACGGGCGCACGCGCAGCAACATCATCATCAAAGACACGGGCCACGAGCACGAAACGATGATCATGGAGGAAGCCGAAGGTGCGACCGAGGAGGACCTGAAGCAGGTCGAGGAAACGCTGGCCGAGATTATCCGCCCCAACGACGCGATCGTGTTCGCGGGCAGCCTGCCCGGCGGCCTGAAAGCTGACTCCTATGCGGGCCTGACCGACATCGCACAAGAGGCGGGCGCGCTGGTCTACATCAACGCGGGCGGCGGCGAGCCGCTGCAAGAGTCGCTGAAAGCCAGGCCGCGCCTGATCTACCTGACGCAGATCCAGATGGAGGGGCTGTTCAACTTCCCGATCCGTACCGACACGGACGTGATCGCCTGCGCGCACCAGCTTCAGGACATGGGCGCGGCGCGCGTGTTGGTCGCCATGCCGCAGATCGACAGCGCGGTGCTGGTGGCGGAAGAAGGCACGTGGCTGATCGACCTGTCGGACACCGCCGAAGGCACGCGCACCGGGCAAACCGAAGCGCTGCTGGCCGGGTATCTGGCCGGGCGTATCCGGCAGCGCTCGCTCGAAGAGGCGCTCCAGCTTGGCGCGGCGACAGCGGCCTACGCCACCTCCCAGATCGGGCACGAGTTCGGCTCGATCAAGGACGTGGAAACGTACGCGGAGGACGTCAACGTGACCTCGGTCGATAACCTCGAGCAGCTTCTGGACGAGTTCAACCAGCGCCCGGACATCGGCGCGGTGCAGCCGCAGCCGCCCAGCGAGTAG